In one window of Posidoniimonas corsicana DNA:
- a CDS encoding ExbD/TolR family protein: MSTATPTEPQEELDDVAAGASLRRKRKDVDDEMDITPMIDITFLLLIFFLVASTPDKQTSIELPEAKSGSPVSQLTSTVFTIGDGGLDTAPVYQADGKIESARLPDDPAQRRDEVKDAVEAGFAETKTDVVIKGDKSIRYRDVDGLIKAISQVEGVKIHLAILEVQ; this comes from the coding sequence ATGAGCACTGCCACCCCGACAGAACCGCAGGAAGAGCTGGACGACGTCGCCGCCGGGGCGTCGCTGCGCCGCAAGCGTAAAGACGTCGACGACGAGATGGACATCACGCCGATGATCGACATCACGTTCCTGCTGCTGATCTTTTTCCTGGTCGCGTCGACGCCTGACAAGCAGACATCGATCGAGCTGCCCGAGGCCAAGAGCGGCAGCCCCGTCAGCCAGCTCACCTCCACGGTGTTCACCATCGGCGACGGCGGACTGGACACCGCCCCGGTCTACCAGGCCGATGGAAAGATTGAATCCGCGCGGCTCCCCGACGACCCGGCCCAGCGGCGGGACGAGGTCAAGGACGCCGTTGAGGCGGGCTTCGCCGAGACCAAGACCGACGTCGTGATCAAGGGCGACAAGAGCATCCGTTATCGTGACGTGGACGGCCTGATCAAGGCGATCTCGCAGGTCGAGGGCGTGAAGATCCACCTGGCGATCCTGGAAGTGCAGTAA
- a CDS encoding FAD-dependent oxidoreductase, whose translation MRVAFHAVISASVASACWASAIVLAFCGSAPGETNSLDQFDVVVCGGSAAALAAAFTAAEEGARVALLEPTDWIGGQFTSSGVPAVDEAWHRVVDPHTKKVVVDVAGIARDPRNMTPFLRDTLAEIGNPGKGWVSRFCFLPRVILDEAFLPRERRLHDRLTVFRDTVVKSVTTDKANRRITGVTAIQRLPRPGVAANGYDRLLSEELADWYSVAPSERFDKHVYVFSAGADRQTVFIDATEWGEVLALSGASYLIGAEDPEKPLAGSSACGQAITFGFVMRYHSSAQEKHPVYPTAPNLGFGSYRDRADAWDKVWTYRRLLADSAAPSPGDLSLQNWGYHPSTDESGNDYPYGYLFLNKQQTARQTNDWRGGVDVEVLAAAERQAFAWHDWFRRAAPQDIDPDCFTIDDKALGTTHGLSKVPYIRDTRRSVGLEDFLLTFSDISGAQPAQTGRRFDDRVALGAYAADIHPLAGCEYSELAHSSTRSLLPYYIPYRSLTNRDFENLLVAGKTMAQTFLANSAVRLHPSEWSSGCAAGAAAAYLSERGLTSAEGLREINAIREIVSRHTPIDWTID comes from the coding sequence ATGAGAGTTGCCTTCCACGCAGTCATCTCAGCATCCGTTGCGTCGGCTTGCTGGGCGTCGGCGATCGTCTTGGCTTTCTGCGGCTCGGCTCCGGGCGAGACAAACTCGCTCGACCAGTTCGACGTAGTCGTCTGCGGCGGCTCAGCGGCGGCGCTCGCTGCTGCCTTCACCGCCGCGGAAGAGGGCGCCCGCGTAGCACTTCTCGAACCGACGGACTGGATCGGAGGGCAGTTCACCTCCTCCGGTGTTCCCGCGGTTGACGAGGCGTGGCACCGGGTCGTCGATCCCCACACAAAGAAGGTTGTTGTTGATGTCGCGGGGATTGCGCGTGACCCGCGGAACATGACGCCGTTCCTGCGGGACACGCTCGCCGAGATCGGGAACCCGGGGAAAGGCTGGGTGAGCCGATTCTGCTTCCTCCCACGCGTGATACTCGATGAAGCGTTCCTCCCGCGTGAGCGAAGGTTGCATGATCGGCTTACGGTCTTCCGGGACACGGTCGTCAAGTCGGTCACCACCGACAAGGCGAACCGTCGGATCACCGGCGTCACAGCCATCCAGCGGTTGCCACGCCCCGGCGTCGCAGCGAACGGGTACGACCGCCTTCTGTCCGAAGAACTCGCTGACTGGTACTCGGTTGCGCCGTCCGAACGGTTTGATAAACACGTTTACGTCTTCAGCGCAGGCGCCGACCGCCAAACCGTCTTCATTGACGCGACCGAGTGGGGAGAGGTCCTGGCCCTTTCCGGGGCAAGCTACCTGATTGGCGCCGAGGATCCCGAGAAGCCTTTGGCAGGCAGCAGTGCGTGCGGCCAAGCCATCACATTCGGCTTCGTGATGCGGTACCACAGCTCCGCCCAAGAGAAGCACCCAGTCTACCCAACGGCGCCCAACCTTGGTTTCGGGAGTTACCGGGACCGTGCCGACGCCTGGGACAAGGTGTGGACGTACCGCCGATTGCTGGCCGATTCGGCCGCCCCCTCGCCGGGCGACCTCTCGCTGCAGAACTGGGGGTACCACCCCTCTACCGACGAGTCCGGCAACGACTACCCGTACGGCTATCTGTTCCTTAACAAGCAACAGACCGCCCGCCAAACCAACGACTGGCGGGGTGGCGTCGACGTGGAAGTACTTGCCGCCGCAGAGCGTCAGGCGTTTGCCTGGCACGACTGGTTCCGCCGCGCGGCGCCTCAAGACATCGACCCCGACTGCTTCACCATCGACGACAAGGCGTTGGGGACCACCCACGGCTTGTCTAAGGTCCCCTACATCCGGGACACCCGGAGGTCCGTCGGGCTGGAGGACTTCCTCCTGACGTTCAGCGACATCAGCGGCGCCCAGCCCGCGCAAACCGGGCGTCGATTCGACGATCGCGTTGCCCTTGGCGCGTACGCCGCGGATATCCACCCGCTAGCCGGCTGTGAGTACAGCGAGCTAGCCCACTCGTCGACCCGATCACTGCTGCCTTACTACATTCCGTACCGCAGCCTCACCAATCGGGACTTCGAGAACCTGCTTGTGGCGGGCAAAACCATGGCGCAGACGTTCTTGGCAAACTCGGCCGTACGCCTGCACCCTTCCGAATGGTCCTCGGGTTGTGCGGCAGGCGCAGCCGCCGCCTACCTTTCAGAGCGGGGGCTCACCAGTGCGGAAGGCCTCCGCGAGATCAACGCAATCCGAGAGATTGTGTCCCGCCACACCCCCATCGACTGGACGATCGACTGA
- a CDS encoding DUF1559 domain-containing protein: protein MRLESKSTPGVPQRQSGFTLVELLVVIAIIGVLIALLLPAVQSAREAARRSSCSNNLRQLGIGCLNYASTYKDALPPGFAGWELDEQRRQPKWNFTKKSIFSRILPFIEEQAAYDQIDFEYERSANPYDDPSQSIVVSTYLCPSWDAPPVRVTSEDGAGIGSSSAYAYQHGALVTYSGCSGADAATIASLSGGGGYSQEEIDELRVQTPFGPVYRNGAFTFDVIEPLPNRFFGKEEPRKLRQITDGTSNSFMIGEFVDTPCENFSTCLDRPWFNRPWYLGGFQNAPYHLKVLLNQPNSKLDKFSAPFVQRPFSSLHTGVVQFVYCDGSVRPVAENIDFLTYLGLGTVNGGEIINGL, encoded by the coding sequence ATGAGACTGGAAAGCAAGTCGACTCCGGGCGTCCCGCAGCGCCAATCCGGGTTCACACTGGTCGAGCTGCTGGTGGTCATCGCCATCATCGGGGTGCTGATCGCCCTGCTGCTGCCAGCGGTTCAATCCGCCCGGGAAGCAGCGCGACGGAGTTCGTGCAGCAACAACCTTCGTCAGCTGGGCATCGGTTGCCTCAATTACGCGTCAACGTACAAGGACGCGTTGCCCCCAGGGTTTGCCGGTTGGGAGTTAGACGAGCAGCGCCGCCAGCCGAAGTGGAACTTCACGAAGAAGAGCATCTTCTCGCGGATCCTTCCGTTTATCGAGGAGCAGGCCGCCTACGACCAGATCGACTTTGAGTACGAGCGGAGCGCAAACCCGTACGATGACCCCTCCCAGTCAATCGTCGTTTCGACGTACCTGTGCCCTAGTTGGGACGCGCCGCCGGTGCGCGTGACATCGGAGGACGGCGCCGGAATCGGGTCGTCGAGCGCCTACGCCTACCAGCACGGCGCCCTGGTCACCTACTCGGGCTGCTCGGGGGCAGACGCCGCCACAATCGCGAGCCTTAGCGGCGGGGGAGGGTACTCGCAGGAGGAGATCGACGAGCTGCGCGTTCAGACGCCCTTCGGGCCTGTTTACCGCAACGGCGCGTTTACGTTCGACGTGATAGAACCGCTGCCCAACCGCTTCTTCGGCAAGGAAGAGCCCCGCAAGCTGCGGCAGATCACCGACGGGACGTCCAACTCGTTCATGATCGGAGAGTTTGTCGACACCCCGTGTGAGAACTTCTCGACGTGTCTTGACCGGCCGTGGTTCAACCGGCCGTGGTACCTCGGAGGCTTCCAAAACGCCCCCTACCACCTCAAGGTCCTGCTGAACCAACCCAACTCCAAGCTCGACAAGTTCTCAGCGCCGTTTGTGCAGCGGCCCTTCAGCAGCCTACACACGGGCGTGGTTCAGTTCGTGTACTGCGATGGCAGCGTACGACCGGTTGCCGAGAACATCGACTTCCTGACCTACCTGGGGCTTGGCACTGTCAACGGCGGCGAGATCATCAATGGGCTGTAA
- a CDS encoding carboxypeptidase regulatory-like domain-containing protein, producing the protein MFSPLGCSSHPAVAPVSGKVTLDGEPLRFGSVMFQAVSGGQPATGTIQQDGTFSLSTFSSDDGAIVGQHRVRVVCYNSQDPSRPEASGPAGDSLGQLLIPEKYTSLGASGLTADVPADGLSGHQIALESGKAGRR; encoded by the coding sequence TTGTTTAGTCCCCTTGGCTGCTCCTCCCACCCCGCCGTGGCGCCGGTGAGCGGCAAGGTCACCCTGGACGGCGAGCCTCTCCGCTTCGGCAGCGTCATGTTCCAAGCCGTCAGCGGCGGTCAGCCTGCGACCGGCACGATTCAACAAGACGGTACGTTCTCTTTGTCGACATTCTCCTCGGATGACGGGGCGATCGTTGGGCAGCACCGCGTGCGGGTGGTCTGCTACAACTCGCAGGACCCAAGCCGACCGGAAGCGTCCGGGCCCGCCGGCGACTCGCTGGGCCAGCTCTTGATTCCCGAGAAGTACACCTCGCTGGGTGCTAGCGGGCTAACCGCCGATGTTCCAGCGGACGGGCTGAGTGGCCATCAGATCGCACTCGAGTCGGGGAAGGCGGGGCGTCGATGA
- a CDS encoding MotA/TolQ/ExbB proton channel family protein — translation MAILFTLIGYVVYTAMALLALWGAFCLILTWRRVSQTRFRNESEQNEFFEELEPPLNGGKFDVAAELCDDDRRAMPQLALYAIENRKVGMNRLQRRLVERFQQDVLADIEHRLSWVSTVSKSAPMIGLFGTVIGMMGAFSNLSSGAQVDTGKMAEDIMFALITTAMGLAIAVPLVLGSASINIQIRKMEDLVSVGLARLIDDMRSVVGRG, via the coding sequence ATGGCGATCCTGTTCACCCTGATTGGCTACGTGGTCTACACCGCGATGGCGCTTTTGGCGTTGTGGGGGGCGTTCTGCCTGATCCTTACTTGGCGGCGTGTCAGCCAGACCCGCTTCCGCAACGAGTCGGAACAGAACGAGTTCTTCGAGGAGCTCGAGCCGCCGCTCAACGGGGGCAAGTTCGATGTCGCGGCCGAGCTGTGCGACGACGACCGCCGCGCCATGCCCCAGCTGGCGCTGTACGCCATCGAGAACCGCAAGGTGGGCATGAACCGCCTGCAGCGGCGGCTGGTCGAGCGGTTCCAGCAGGACGTGCTGGCGGACATCGAGCACCGGCTGAGCTGGGTCAGCACGGTCAGCAAGAGCGCGCCGATGATCGGGCTGTTCGGCACGGTTATCGGCATGATGGGCGCGTTCAGCAACCTCAGCTCCGGCGCCCAGGTCGACACCGGCAAGATGGCCGAGGACATCATGTTCGCGCTGATCACGACCGCCATGGGACTCGCGATCGCGGTGCCGCTGGTGCTGGGCAGCGCGAGCATCAACATCCAGATCCGCAAGATGGAGGACCTGGTTTCCGTTGGCCTCGCCCGCCTGATCGACGACATGCGGTCCGTGGTCGGACGCGGCTAG
- a CDS encoding prenyltransferase/squalene oxidase repeat-containing protein: MTLLAVVLSAAPARAYTPESPEVKALISKGLEYLDKNSDSRLGGKCVIALAYVKSDQPDHPRVKEAVQACRQSMQAGDQGNSITIYSCGMAIIFLCEYDARGQADMIRHYLNALAARQKAHGAWGYTNEQIGDTSQTQYGALALWEAHRNGYRPDEDTARRMADWLIRTQDPEGGWAYKGELAPLGEREPQDKSEMTISIGAAAMGSVLIAADLFGLLEPGAETNTAEDVPDALREAGERERRKAPPLSVGDLPRNELFETIRDGDAYMTKNYEVAIRRYQLYYMYSLERYKSFFGQLTGDAPDEPEWYNKGYEWLKQNQAPEGSWKGQCGDSVDTAFAILFLQRSTLKSIRRGLGVGTLVSGRGLPARLDSIKLSRGQIVAQQAATQVDDLINMLSDEEGAALDAMVNDPTALVGEINDQNGRRFEQIARGGAPAARVLAVRALGRSGDLDYAPTLIFALTDPDKRVVREARDGLRFVSRRFEGYGLPDNYNDQQLRDVIERWKSWYLSVRPDAAINLN; the protein is encoded by the coding sequence TTGACGCTGCTTGCGGTGGTTCTGTCGGCCGCGCCCGCCCGGGCTTACACGCCCGAGAGCCCTGAAGTAAAGGCCCTGATCAGTAAGGGCCTGGAGTATCTGGATAAGAACAGCGACTCGCGGCTCGGCGGCAAGTGCGTCATCGCCTTGGCCTACGTCAAGTCGGACCAGCCCGATCACCCGCGGGTGAAGGAAGCCGTTCAGGCGTGCCGCCAGTCGATGCAGGCGGGCGACCAGGGCAACAGCATCACGATCTACAGCTGCGGCATGGCTATTATCTTCCTGTGCGAGTACGACGCACGGGGCCAGGCGGACATGATCCGCCACTACCTCAACGCCCTGGCCGCCCGCCAGAAGGCCCACGGCGCCTGGGGCTACACCAACGAGCAGATCGGCGACACCTCGCAAACCCAATACGGCGCGCTCGCCCTGTGGGAAGCGCACCGCAACGGCTACCGGCCCGACGAGGACACTGCCCGCCGGATGGCCGACTGGCTGATCCGCACGCAGGACCCAGAGGGCGGCTGGGCCTACAAGGGCGAGCTGGCGCCGCTCGGCGAGCGCGAGCCGCAGGACAAGTCGGAGATGACCATCTCGATCGGCGCGGCCGCCATGGGCAGCGTGCTGATCGCGGCCGACCTATTCGGCCTGCTAGAGCCGGGGGCCGAGACCAACACGGCCGAAGATGTGCCCGACGCGCTCCGCGAAGCCGGCGAACGCGAACGCCGCAAAGCGCCGCCACTGAGCGTGGGTGACCTGCCGCGGAATGAGTTGTTCGAGACCATCCGCGACGGCGACGCCTACATGACCAAGAACTACGAGGTGGCGATCCGCCGCTACCAGCTCTACTACATGTACTCGCTTGAGCGGTACAAGAGCTTCTTCGGACAGCTGACCGGCGACGCTCCCGACGAGCCGGAGTGGTACAACAAGGGCTACGAGTGGCTCAAGCAGAACCAGGCGCCGGAGGGCTCCTGGAAGGGGCAGTGCGGCGACAGCGTCGACACGGCGTTCGCCATCCTGTTCCTGCAGCGTTCGACCCTCAAGAGCATCCGCCGGGGCCTGGGCGTCGGCACGCTGGTCAGCGGGCGAGGGCTTCCGGCCCGGCTGGACTCAATCAAGCTCAGCCGCGGGCAGATTGTCGCCCAGCAGGCGGCCACCCAGGTGGACGACCTGATCAACATGCTGAGCGACGAGGAGGGCGCCGCGTTGGACGCCATGGTCAACGACCCCACGGCGCTGGTCGGCGAGATCAATGATCAGAACGGCCGCCGGTTCGAGCAGATCGCCCGCGGCGGCGCGCCCGCCGCCCGCGTGCTGGCGGTCAGGGCCCTGGGCCGCAGCGGCGACCTGGACTACGCCCCCACGCTGATCTTCGCCCTGACCGACCCGGACAAGCGGGTGGTCCGCGAGGCCCGCGACGGCCTGCGGTTCGTCAGCCGCCGCTTCGAGGGCTACGGGCTGCCCGACAATTACAATGACCAGCAGCTGCGCGACGTGATCGAGCGGTGGAAGAGCTGGTACCTGTCGGTCCGCCCCGACGCCGCGATCAACTTGAACTAA
- a CDS encoding ExbD/TolR family protein, with product MSDIEDDLEHMVEEGEEKAKRIDDELDMTPMVDVTFLLLIFFMITAAFALQKALEVPPVNEEQAAATQTIDDLEKDSIVIRIDEDNVYWVGSPLWTDEQKAPSVQEMRSKVREARNGEGGRMGKGPTKMLVQAHSESLYEFAIAALDAGADVQMPEVRIMMYEEGDL from the coding sequence ATGAGTGACATCGAAGACGACCTGGAACACATGGTCGAAGAAGGGGAGGAGAAGGCGAAGCGCATCGACGACGAGCTGGACATGACCCCGATGGTCGACGTCACGTTCCTGCTCTTGATTTTCTTCATGATTACCGCGGCATTCGCCCTGCAGAAGGCGCTGGAGGTGCCTCCGGTGAACGAAGAGCAGGCGGCCGCCACGCAGACCATCGATGACCTGGAGAAGGACTCGATCGTGATCCGCATCGATGAGGACAACGTCTACTGGGTCGGCAGCCCGCTGTGGACCGACGAACAGAAGGCGCCCAGCGTGCAGGAGATGCGGAGCAAGGTCCGCGAGGCCCGCAACGGCGAGGGAGGCCGGATGGGCAAGGGGCCGACCAAGATGCTGGTGCAGGCGCACTCGGAGTCGCTGTACGAGTTTGCGATCGCCGCCCTGGACGCCGGCGCCGACGTGCAGATGCCCGAGGTCCGCATCATGATGTACGAAGAGGGCGACCTCTGA
- a CDS encoding Gfo/Idh/MocA family protein yields MIGTGIRFQTLAGAFFPNADIAAICDVDPSQLALGVQRLQSLSGSGQNAAPTTCDDYRRIIDRDDIDAIAIATPDHWHVKIAIEAMHAGKDVYCEKPLTLTIDEGRLIADAVKETGRVVQVGAHQRSARQFQLAAALLRDGRVGRPRRVTCAIGGSPVCDPLPKQSAPAGMNWDRWLGPTPAVDYRASLTLPESGYGSQYPYSRGHVHFRWWYEYGGGKITDWGAHHVDIALWALGDSIASEMSYEVEPLRVVHPIPLEDGRPTEDDRFNVATEFHARVRFANGVELDVVDSSDAVGVDNAILFEGDQGRYLVNRGKLVGKPVEQLAETGLPLEELDGMYSGLENGGAQLTDQGHEFVVEKHVKNFLACLKSRATPISGVDTNRHNLNVCHAINVALRLGKRVTFDPVKQSFVDDPLANSFIARPSRAGYEIDA; encoded by the coding sequence ATGATCGGTACGGGCATCCGGTTCCAGACGCTGGCGGGCGCGTTCTTCCCAAATGCGGACATCGCCGCAATCTGCGACGTCGACCCCAGCCAGCTAGCGCTCGGTGTCCAGCGGCTCCAGTCGCTCTCCGGCAGCGGACAGAATGCTGCGCCCACCACCTGCGACGACTACCGGCGAATAATTGATCGAGACGACATCGACGCGATCGCGATCGCGACACCGGACCACTGGCATGTGAAGATCGCGATCGAAGCGATGCACGCCGGGAAGGACGTCTACTGCGAGAAGCCGCTCACCCTGACGATCGACGAAGGGCGCCTGATCGCCGACGCTGTCAAGGAGACCGGACGAGTTGTCCAGGTGGGCGCCCACCAACGCTCGGCGCGTCAGTTCCAACTCGCCGCCGCGCTGCTGCGCGATGGGCGGGTGGGCCGTCCCCGTCGAGTCACCTGCGCGATCGGCGGCAGTCCGGTTTGCGACCCGCTGCCCAAGCAATCGGCTCCCGCCGGCATGAACTGGGACCGCTGGCTCGGACCAACACCGGCCGTGGATTACCGGGCGAGTCTAACGCTTCCCGAGTCCGGTTACGGCTCTCAGTATCCGTACAGCCGGGGGCACGTGCACTTCCGCTGGTGGTACGAGTACGGCGGGGGGAAGATCACCGACTGGGGCGCCCATCACGTTGATATCGCGTTGTGGGCGTTGGGTGACTCGATCGCATCGGAGATGTCGTACGAGGTAGAACCGCTGCGCGTGGTGCACCCGATCCCGCTTGAGGACGGGCGCCCCACTGAGGACGACCGCTTTAATGTCGCGACAGAGTTCCACGCGCGGGTGCGATTCGCAAATGGGGTCGAACTGGACGTCGTCGACTCGTCCGACGCGGTGGGCGTCGACAACGCGATCCTGTTCGAGGGGGACCAGGGCCGCTACCTCGTGAACCGCGGTAAGCTGGTTGGCAAGCCGGTGGAACAGCTCGCCGAAACCGGCTTGCCGCTGGAAGAGCTGGATGGGATGTATTCCGGCCTCGAGAACGGCGGGGCTCAACTGACCGACCAGGGTCACGAGTTCGTTGTTGAGAAGCACGTGAAGAACTTCCTGGCATGCCTCAAATCCCGCGCGACGCCGATCTCTGGCGTCGACACGAACCGTCACAACCTCAACGTGTGCCACGCAATCAACGTGGCGCTACGACTCGGCAAGCGTGTGACCTTCGATCCCGTAAAGCAGAGCTTCGTCGACGACCCGCTTGCCAACAGCTTCATCGCCCGGCCCTCACGAGCGGGCTACGAGATTGACGCCTGA